A genomic segment from Pollutimonas thiosulfatoxidans encodes:
- the ccoG gene encoding cytochrome c oxidase accessory protein CcoG, with translation MSSEPPVDLNPVPAAAVPAWQPPRVTPAGGKSPHVEKALSDVRGKIYPRSVSGLFARWRVAMVVITQLIFYGLPWLQWNDRQAVLFDLAARKFYIFGMVLWPQDVIYLAVLLVISAFALFLFTAMAGRLFCGYACPQTVYTEIFMWVERRIEGDRLARIRLDEQPWSLRKLRIKASKHFVWILIAWWTGSTFIGYFSPIRELGMGLLTLSLGPWQWFWMVFYAFATWGNAGFMREAVCKYMCPYARFQSVMVDDDTFVVTYDHVRGEPRGGRSRRIDHKEAGMGDCVDCSLCVQVCPTGIDIRDGLQYMCIGCGACVDVCDTVMDKMDYDRGLIRYTSGRAITDGLSQSQVRKRLLRPRVLVYTSLLAIIVAGFVFSLATRNPLRVDVIRDRGVLGREVAGGMIENVYRLQMINTSESPLTLKLSATGVPELAILTADEGTDTVQVDAASNRLVPVVVRAPAGTLTPGLHEIELTTVGNYGSDREVTVVERSSFFVPR, from the coding sequence ATGAGCAGCGAACCGCCCGTCGACCTGAACCCGGTACCAGCCGCCGCTGTGCCGGCCTGGCAACCCCCGCGGGTCACGCCCGCGGGCGGTAAGTCTCCTCATGTCGAGAAAGCGCTGTCCGATGTGCGCGGCAAGATTTATCCGCGTTCGGTATCCGGACTGTTCGCGCGCTGGCGCGTCGCCATGGTGGTCATCACCCAACTGATTTTCTACGGTTTGCCGTGGCTGCAATGGAATGACCGTCAGGCCGTGCTGTTTGATCTGGCGGCACGCAAGTTCTATATATTCGGCATGGTGCTGTGGCCGCAAGATGTCATTTATCTGGCTGTTTTGCTGGTCATCTCGGCTTTTGCATTGTTCCTGTTCACGGCCATGGCAGGGCGGTTGTTCTGCGGCTATGCCTGCCCACAGACCGTCTACACCGAGATCTTCATGTGGGTCGAGCGCCGTATCGAAGGCGACCGCCTGGCCCGTATTCGCCTGGACGAACAGCCCTGGTCGCTGCGCAAGCTGCGTATCAAGGCCTCCAAGCATTTTGTCTGGATCCTGATCGCATGGTGGACCGGGTCTACCTTCATCGGGTATTTCTCGCCGATACGCGAGCTGGGCATGGGCCTGCTTACGCTTAGCCTGGGGCCATGGCAGTGGTTCTGGATGGTGTTCTATGCGTTTGCCACCTGGGGCAACGCCGGCTTCATGCGCGAAGCGGTGTGCAAGTACATGTGCCCGTATGCCCGCTTCCAGAGCGTTATGGTCGATGACGACACCTTTGTCGTTACCTATGATCACGTCCGGGGCGAACCGCGCGGCGGGCGTTCGCGTCGCATCGATCACAAGGAAGCCGGCATGGGCGATTGCGTGGACTGCAGTCTGTGCGTGCAGGTCTGCCCAACCGGTATCGATATCCGCGACGGTCTGCAATACATGTGCATAGGCTGCGGCGCCTGCGTCGATGTCTGCGATACCGTCATGGACAAAATGGACTACGACAGGGGCCTGATCCGCTATACGTCGGGGCGCGCCATTACCGATGGGCTGTCGCAATCCCAGGTTCGCAAGCGGTTGCTGCGTCCCCGCGTGCTGGTGTACACGAGCCTGTTGGCCATCATCGTGGCAGGCTTTGTTTTTTCCCTGGCTACACGCAACCCTTTGCGGGTGGATGTCATACGTGATCGCGGGGTGCTGGGCCGTGAAGTAGCCGGTGGCATGATAGAGAACGTGTATCGCCTGCAAATGATCAACACCTCCGAGTCTCCGCTGACGCTTAAACTTAGCGCCACCGGGGTGCCCGAGCTTGCGATCCTGACTGCCGACGAGGGCACAGATACCGTACAGGTGGATGCCGCCTCGAACCGATTGGTTCCCGTCGTGGTACGTGCCCCGGCTGGCAC
- the ccoP gene encoding cytochrome-c oxidase, cbb3-type subunit III, translated as MSDFVSGFWSYYIGAIAIAGIVFCVWLLFSQRAWLKKTVEHTEDTGHVWDGDLTELNNPVPRWWTVFYLGLCIVAVAILVLYPGLGSYEGTLKFTSANEVKSQREALNAQIQPVYERFGKMSITEVAGDPDAREIGQRLFLNNCAQCHGSDARGSGNFPNLVDGDWLYGGEPEQIMHSITKGRHGMMPAWGAQIKPAEAADIAQYVRSLSGLASDALRIVPGKRGFDMFCAACHGAEGKGNTALGAPNLSDNIWLYGSSEASIVETILNGRENRMPAQEGILTEDQIRMLTAWVWGLSNPGSRMAAR; from the coding sequence ATGAGTGATTTCGTCAGCGGCTTCTGGAGCTACTACATCGGGGCGATAGCCATCGCCGGCATTGTGTTCTGTGTGTGGCTGCTGTTCTCGCAACGTGCCTGGCTGAAGAAAACCGTCGAGCATACCGAGGACACCGGCCATGTATGGGACGGCGATCTTACCGAGCTGAACAATCCTGTGCCGCGGTGGTGGACAGTGTTCTATCTGGGGCTTTGCATAGTCGCCGTTGCCATTCTGGTCTTGTATCCGGGCTTGGGCAGCTACGAGGGCACCCTGAAATTCACCTCTGCCAACGAGGTGAAGTCGCAGCGCGAAGCCCTGAATGCGCAGATCCAGCCGGTGTATGAGCGCTTTGGCAAGATGTCGATCACTGAAGTGGCCGGCGACCCGGATGCGCGCGAAATCGGCCAGCGCCTGTTCCTGAACAACTGTGCGCAGTGCCATGGCTCGGACGCCCGAGGCAGTGGCAACTTTCCCAACCTGGTGGACGGCGACTGGTTGTATGGCGGCGAGCCGGAGCAGATCATGCACTCCATTACCAAGGGACGGCACGGCATGATGCCGGCCTGGGGCGCACAGATCAAGCCGGCCGAGGCAGCCGACATTGCACAATACGTACGTTCCTTGTCCGGGCTGGCCAGCGATGCATTGCGCATCGTGCCGGGCAAACGTGGCTTCGATATGTTCTGCGCCGCCTGCCATGGCGCCGAAGGCAAGGGCAATACCGCGCTGGGCGCGCCCAATCTTAGCGATAACATCTGGCTCTATGGCAGTTCCGAAGCCTCGATCGTGGAAACCATACTGAATGGCCGCGAAAACCGCATGCCTGCTCAGGAAGGCATCCTTACGGAAGATCAGATCCGCATGCTTACCGCATGGGTATGGGGCTTGTCCAACCCAGGCAGCCGGATGGCTGCCCGATAG
- a CDS encoding cbb3-type cytochrome oxidase subunit 3, giving the protein MGLLNGLATIIAMLTFLGIVVWAFSKGRADANREASMLPFAVPDERLMDKKKEETHE; this is encoded by the coding sequence ATGGGCTTGTTGAATGGTTTGGCAACCATTATTGCCATGCTTACTTTCCTGGGCATCGTGGTCTGGGCGTTCTCCAAGGGCCGGGCCGACGCCAATCGCGAGGCCTCCATGCTCCCGTTCGCCGTGCCGGACGAGCGTTTGATGGACAAGAAAAAAGAGGAAACCCATGAGTGA
- the ccoO gene encoding cytochrome-c oxidase, cbb3-type subunit II — protein MAKKKSGFSHKLIEQNVGLLIILSIAVISFAGLVQIVPLFFQHSTTTPTPGVMPYEPLNLVGRDVYIREGCVGCHSQQIRMLSSEVQRYGPYSLAGESTYDYPFLWGSKRTGPDLARVGGRYSDDWHRVHLRNPRDVVPESNMPAYGWLARNSVENENVQTRMRVLRRLGVPYTDEQIEQAPEQLKGKTEEDALIAYLQDLGVAGRAAAAKAVAEGAL, from the coding sequence ATGGCCAAGAAGAAGTCCGGATTCAGTCACAAGCTGATCGAGCAGAACGTCGGGCTGCTCATCATCCTGTCGATCGCCGTCATATCGTTTGCGGGTCTGGTGCAGATCGTTCCGCTGTTTTTCCAACACTCAACCACCACGCCCACCCCGGGCGTCATGCCCTACGAGCCGCTGAATCTCGTCGGGCGCGACGTATACATACGGGAAGGCTGCGTGGGCTGCCATTCCCAGCAGATACGCATGCTTAGCTCCGAGGTGCAGCGCTACGGCCCTTATTCCCTGGCCGGCGAGTCGACCTACGACTATCCCTTCCTGTGGGGTTCCAAGCGCACCGGTCCTGACCTGGCTAGGGTGGGTGGCCGCTATTCCGACGACTGGCACCGCGTACACCTGCGCAACCCGCGCGATGTCGTGCCGGAATCGAACATGCCCGCGTATGGATGGTTGGCGCGCAACTCGGTCGAGAACGAGAACGTTCAGACCCGCATGCGCGTATTGCGCAGGTTGGGGGTTCCGTATACCGACGAACAGATCGAGCAGGCGCCGGAACAACTGAAAGGCAAAACCGAAGAAGACGCCCTGATCGCCTATCTGCAGGATCTGGGCGTGGCCGGGCGCGCCGCCGCCGCTAAGGCCGTTGCCGAGGGAGCACTGTAA
- the ccoN gene encoding cytochrome-c oxidase, cbb3-type subunit I yields MGTSDTVGTQAEVFNYGVVRQFTIATIVWGVVGMAVGVLIAAQLIWPELNFNTPWLSYGRLRPLHTNGVIFAFGGSALFATSYYVVQRTCQARLFSDKLAAFTFWGWQAVLVGAVITLPMGYTSTKEYAELEWPLDILIALVWIAYAVVFFGTIAKRKMRHIYVANWFFGSYILTIAVLHIFNNLELPVSMWKSYSAFAGVQDAMVQWWYGHNAVGFFLTTSFLGMMYYFVPKQAGRPIYSYRLSIVHFWALAFTYMWAGPHHLLYTSLPDWTQSLGMALSLILLAPSWGGMINGIMTLSGAWHKLRTDPILKFLVVALSFYGMATFEGSMMSIRTVNALSHYTDWTVGHVHAGALGWVAMITFGSFYYMIPRLYGRSAMANMGLVSLHFWLATLGVVLYISSMWIAGVMQGLMWRATGADGTLTYSFVEAVKATYPFYVIRLVGGLCFLGGMCVMAWNTFITVRGQTHSNPVIPQFNPDARDPAMRQPATATA; encoded by the coding sequence ATGGGTACGTCCGATACTGTCGGAACACAGGCCGAAGTCTTCAACTATGGGGTCGTGCGTCAGTTCACGATAGCCACCATAGTTTGGGGCGTGGTCGGCATGGCGGTGGGGGTTCTGATCGCCGCACAGCTGATCTGGCCGGAGTTGAACTTCAATACCCCGTGGCTGAGCTACGGCCGCTTGCGTCCCTTGCATACCAACGGCGTGATCTTCGCCTTTGGCGGCAGCGCGCTGTTCGCCACCTCGTATTACGTGGTGCAGCGTACCTGTCAGGCGCGCTTGTTCAGCGACAAGCTGGCCGCCTTCACTTTCTGGGGATGGCAGGCGGTGCTGGTGGGTGCTGTAATTACCTTGCCGATGGGCTACACGTCCACCAAAGAATACGCCGAACTCGAATGGCCGCTGGATATCCTGATCGCCCTGGTCTGGATCGCCTATGCCGTGGTGTTCTTCGGCACCATCGCCAAGCGCAAGATGCGTCACATCTATGTGGCCAACTGGTTCTTTGGATCTTACATACTGACCATCGCCGTGCTGCACATCTTCAACAACCTGGAGCTTCCCGTATCGATGTGGAAGTCGTACTCGGCCTTTGCCGGGGTGCAGGATGCAATGGTGCAGTGGTGGTACGGGCACAATGCGGTCGGTTTCTTCCTGACCACCAGTTTCCTGGGCATGATGTATTACTTCGTGCCCAAGCAGGCCGGGCGTCCCATTTATTCGTATCGCTTGTCCATCGTGCACTTCTGGGCACTGGCCTTCACTTACATGTGGGCCGGTCCGCACCATCTGCTGTATACCTCGTTGCCTGACTGGACGCAATCGCTGGGCATGGCCCTGTCGCTGATACTGCTTGCTCCTTCCTGGGGCGGGATGATCAACGGCATCATGACCTTGTCGGGCGCCTGGCACAAGCTGCGTACCGATCCCATACTGAAGTTCCTGGTGGTGGCCTTATCTTTCTACGGCATGGCAACCTTCGAGGGCTCGATGATGTCCATCCGCACGGTCAACGCCCTGTCGCATTACACCGACTGGACAGTCGGGCACGTGCACGCCGGCGCACTGGGCTGGGTTGCCATGATTACCTTTGGCTCCTTCTATTACATGATTCCCCGTTTGTACGGCCGCAGCGCCATGGCCAACATGGGGCTGGTTTCCCTGCATTTCTGGTTGGCCACGCTGGGCGTCGTGCTGTATATCAGCTCGATGTGGATTGCCGGCGTGATGCAGGGCCTGATGTGGCGCGCGACGGGTGCGGACGGCACGCTGACCTACAGCTTTGTGGAAGCCGTGAAGGCTACCTATCCCTTCTACGTCATACGCCTGGTGGGAGGCCTGTGCTTCCTGGGCGGCATGTGCGTCATGGCATGGAACACCTTCATTACCGTGCGGGGCCAGACCCATAGCAATCCGGTCATTCCGCAGTTCAACCCGGATGCGCGCGACCCCGCGATGCGCCAACCGGCCACGGCCACGGCTTAA
- the ccoS gene encoding cbb3-type cytochrome oxidase assembly protein CcoS, with protein MPSLYLLLPISLLLVIVIGAAFWWAIFAGQFDDTSHAAQSILLDDDTPANAGNDKDFD; from the coding sequence ATGCCCTCATTGTATTTGCTGCTGCCCATATCGCTGTTGCTGGTCATTGTCATAGGCGCGGCGTTTTGGTGGGCTATTTTTGCAGGGCAGTTCGACGACACGTCGCATGCGGCGCAGTCGATACTGCTTGATGACGATACCCCGGCCAATGCCGGGAACGACAAAGATTTTGATTGA